TCAGCCAGGATGTTTCTGCACTATGGCGACCTTTCCGATGCCGGACAGCTTACAAATCTCATATACAATATCCAGCCTGAAGAGGTCTATCACCTTGGGGCGCAGAGCCATGTGAAGGTCAGTTTTGATATGCCTGAATATACCGGAGATGTAACGGGTCTTGGAACAACTCGATTACTGGAGGCTATAAGACGAAGCGGAAACAACATAAAGTTCTATCAGGCATCGAGCAGTGAGATGTTCGGGGCGGCGCCTCCTCCGCAGTCTGAAGCTACCCCGTTTTATCCAAGAAGCCCGTATGCAGCGGCAAAGGTTTATGCCTACTGGATGGTCGTCAATTACAGGGAGGCATACAATCTGTTTGCGGTAAATGGTATTTTGTTTAATCATGAGTCACCGAGGCGGGGAGAAATTTTTGTCACAAGAAAAATAACGAGGGCCATAGCAAACATAAAAGCCGGCAAACAAAAAGACCTCTATCTCGGCAACCTGGATGCAAAAAGGGATTGGGGCTTTGCACCTGAGTATATGGAGCTTGTCTATCTGATGATCCAGCATGACAAGCCCTGTGATTACGTCATGGGGACAGGAGAAACCCACTCTGTCAGAGAGTTTGTTGAAGAGGCATTTGCTTATGCAGGACTTGACTCAAAAGAGCATGTAAAGATTGACCCGAAGTATTTCAGGCCGACAGAGGTTGATGCACTGAGGGCCAGTCCTGATAAGGCGAAAAGAGACCTCGGATGGGAGTCCAAAGTCACCTTCTCCGAACTTGTCATGATAATGGTGGATGCGGATATGAAAGATATCGGCATTGAGTGCAGGGGTGAAGGCGACAGGATCTTAAAGACCAAATACCCTGATAGATGGTGGAAGAAGGACTGAGCTGGATCACAGGCTGATCCGTTAGTATTCTATAATTGTGGGGAACGAGGCAGCGAAGCAATCCATGAAGTTGTTTGATGAGGGAGTCTTTTCAAACCCTGAATGGCGGCAGCCTGCCCGGAGCCTGATGCAGCAGAACAAAAAAACTAAAGTTGCCTGGCTTTATACCCATTTGTTGTTTCGGACTGGTGGGACGAGGTTTGTACTTGAGGTAACAAGGAGATTGCAGGAATCCTGTGATGTGGACGTTATAGTGGAGCGGGCCTCTCCTGAGATAAGAAAAGAGTTCAGCCAGTATGGTATAGAGGTAAGGGAAACAGGTCTCCTTACAAGTACCAGCATGATCTACTGGCTTTTCTTTCCCCTGATGCTGTGGATAAATGAGAAACGTGTAAGAAGGGAGACTAAAGACGCAGATGTTGTAATATCAGGGATGTTCCCCATGAATGTTGTTGCAGCAGGACTCAACAAACCGACTATTCAGAACTGCTGGGAACCTTTCGCATTCTTCTACGATACCCATATGATTAATGGATTCACAC
This region of Nitrospirota bacterium genomic DNA includes:
- the gmd gene encoding GDP-mannose 4,6-dehydratase, which codes for MKKALVTGITGQDGSYMAELLLSKGYEVHGLIRRASTFNTGRIDHIYVDPHDPSARMFLHYGDLSDAGQLTNLIYNIQPEEVYHLGAQSHVKVSFDMPEYTGDVTGLGTTRLLEAIRRSGNNIKFYQASSSEMFGAAPPPQSEATPFYPRSPYAAAKVYAYWMVVNYREAYNLFAVNGILFNHESPRRGEIFVTRKITRAIANIKAGKQKDLYLGNLDAKRDWGFAPEYMELVYLMIQHDKPCDYVMGTGETHSVREFVEEAFAYAGLDSKEHVKIDPKYFRPTEVDALRASPDKAKRDLGWESKVTFSELVMIMVDADMKDIGIECRGEGDRILKTKYPDRWWKKD